One part of the Astatotilapia calliptera chromosome 9, fAstCal1.2, whole genome shotgun sequence genome encodes these proteins:
- the LOC113028788 gene encoding receptor activity-modifying protein 3 isoform X2, which produces MMRGLSASDSFSTEPTPPRVRKVCNESRLQWEVEVCGEGFKEDMTHIDPQNWCNLTHFISEYHLFTLCTETKSQIVDCYWPNPLVERYIIHIHKHFFSNCTIDQPVWLDPPDDTLTILILIPVFLTLAMIGLVVWCSKRSDILA; this is translated from the exons ATGATGAGAGGACTGTCAG CTTCCGACAGTTTCAGCACAGAGCCCACTCCCCCGCGGGTGAGGAAAGTCTGCAACGAGTCCCGTCTGCAGTGGGAGGTGGAGGTCTGTGGAGAGGGATTCAAGGAGGACATGACTCACATAGATCCACAGAACTGGTGTAACCTCACACACTTCATCAG TGAGTaccacctcttcaccctctgcACAGAGACAAAGTCCCAGATCGTCGACTGCTACTGGCCCAATCCGCTGGTGGAGCGCTACATCATCCACatacacaagcactttttttccaACTGCACCATAGACCAGCCGGTGTGGTTGGATCCCCCGGACGACACCCTcaccatcctcatcctcatcccCGTTTTCCTCACCTTGGCCATGATTGGCCTGGTGGTCTGGTGCAGCAAGCGGAGTGACATCCTGGCTTAG
- the LOC113028788 gene encoding receptor activity-modifying protein 3 isoform X1 — MDINEFAVLKLFVVGVLINVGMMRGLSASDSFSTEPTPPRVRKVCNESRLQWEVEVCGEGFKEDMTHIDPQNWCNLTHFISEYHLFTLCTETKSQIVDCYWPNPLVERYIIHIHKHFFSNCTIDQPVWLDPPDDTLTILILIPVFLTLAMIGLVVWCSKRSDILA; from the exons TCAATGTCGGGATGATGAGAGGACTGTCAG CTTCCGACAGTTTCAGCACAGAGCCCACTCCCCCGCGGGTGAGGAAAGTCTGCAACGAGTCCCGTCTGCAGTGGGAGGTGGAGGTCTGTGGAGAGGGATTCAAGGAGGACATGACTCACATAGATCCACAGAACTGGTGTAACCTCACACACTTCATCAG TGAGTaccacctcttcaccctctgcACAGAGACAAAGTCCCAGATCGTCGACTGCTACTGGCCCAATCCGCTGGTGGAGCGCTACATCATCCACatacacaagcactttttttccaACTGCACCATAGACCAGCCGGTGTGGTTGGATCCCCCGGACGACACCCTcaccatcctcatcctcatcccCGTTTTCCTCACCTTGGCCATGATTGGCCTGGTGGTCTGGTGCAGCAAGCGGAGTGACATCCTGGCTTAG